GCCAGGCCCTTCACCTCGCTGGCAACCACCGCAAAACCTTTACCAGCTTCGCCTGCCCGTGCCGCCTCAATCGTGGCGTTCAGTGCAAGCAGATTGGTCTGTTCGGCGATGTCCTGGATGAGCGAGATCACGTTGCCAATGGCGTTGGCGGTCTCAGCCAGTTTCTCCACTTGGGCGTTGGTCGCCTGGGCGTGGGTCGCAGCCCCGCCGACAACCTCTGTGGTCTTGGCGACCTGGCGTCCGATCTCGGTGATCGATGCCGACAGCTCTTCGGCCGCAGCAGCAACCGTTTGAACGTTGGTCGATGCTTCTTCGGAAGCAGCTGCCGCGCTCGAGGCTTGCTCGTCGGTGCTGCTGGCAACGTCGGTCAATGTGCCGGCAGCGGCCGTCATGGATTGCGCATTGGCCGAGACCGCCTCAACCACGCTTTCCACATCGACCTGGAAGTCTGCGATGAGCTTGTCGATCTCTTGCTGGCGAGCACGGCGCTGGGCTGCGGCTTGCGCACTCTCGCCTTCAAGGCGTTCGCGCTCCAGTATGGCGTCGCGGAACACGGCCACGGCCTTCGACATGTCGCCCAACTCGTCGGATCGTTCCGCACCTTTGAGGGCGATAGAGGTGTTGCCACTGGCAAGTTCACCCATTTCGCGCACCAGGGTATTGATTGGTCCGGTAACCGAGCGGGAGAGTAGAAACCCAATCACGCCGACAATCAGTATCAGCAAGGCCCCGATCATCAACATGCGGTCACGGATCGCATGAATTGGCGCCATCTTCTCGGCCAACGACTTCATGGCGACCACAGCATAATCGACGCCTTCGAACGTGAATCCATTGGCATAAGCTTGCATAATCTCGCCGCGATAGAAGGGCGCGCGGGCCGATGCAGACCCGTCGGCGAATGTGGCATTTAACAATTCCCCGTCGAAGCTTGTTGCAAGAATATCATTGCCGTCGGTCCAGGTGCTGTCATTGCGCAGCAGGCCATCCGGGCCGACAAGCGCCACCTCTCCTGACTCGCCAAGCCCTCCTACTTCAGCGAATAGCGCGTTGATGGCATCGACGGGCATCTGGTAGGCGATCACGCCAACCATACGGTCAGCCGGGTCCCTGACGGCATGGGCGACAAAACTCGCCGGAGCGTTTGCACTTGGGCCATAGGGCGCGAAATCCTCAAAAGCGATTGGCGCATCGGCCGGGGCGTCAAGAGCGGCACGGAACACTTCACCCAGATCGCTGTCTGCCCAAATGTCTGCGCCGGGCGCACCAAAGTTTGTTGCGAAGTCGGCTTCCTTGAACACCGAGTAGATGAGGTTGCCGTCCGTATCGAACAGGAAGACATCGTAGTAGCCGTTCGATTCCTGGAGTTCACGAAACCAGGGATGGTAGCTGCCGTGAATGGAGTCATACATTTGCCCGCTGGCTGCCTGATCGAGCAGGTGCTTTTCGCCGACTGGGTGGGGATTGTCCGTGATGTAGGCGGCCTGCAGTGTTTCGGTCGGCGTGTCCATGATCATCCAGGCTCGCTTGAAGCCGTTGATTGCCTGCGCCGTTACCGGGTTGGTTGCAACCGAATGCAAGTCACGTTCAATTGTATGCATGTAGTTGACGAACGTATCGCGGGCGGTTTCTGCGGACGCTTCAAGGTGGGCTTGCGCGATCGTCGCCATGCTGCTGCTCGCCGTCATGTAGCTCGCGGTACCGATGCCAGTCCCAACCAGCAAGGCTCCGCCAACGATAATGACAGGCAGTTTCGTCGAGATGCTGAGAAGTTTTTTCATTTGATTACCCGTGCACATTGCGCCGATCAGCAACAGACAGCGCGAAAAATCCAACAGCTTTAATGTGCCAAGGCCAGTTAATTGCCGGTGAATATCCGTTGTCTTTGGGCAAAATCGGCCCAGTTAACCGGGCAAATAGCTATTTGTTGCATTCGTGTTTGCCTTTAAGCGACGATCACTCTCTGCGACTGCACGGCTTTGTGAAGCAAAGACCGAGCTTGGTGATTGGACTTCACCTGGGTCTGTCGGCAGGTTCGGCACCAACACATGCAAATGCTTGGAGACACAAATGTTTCAGACAGACAAAGCTCGGGTAACCTTGGCCGACACCAACTCGGCCAAACCAACGCGTCGCGGCGCTTTGCGCCTGCTCACGCTGGGGTTCGCGGCAGCGACCGCCACAATGATCAGTGCTCGTACGGCACGGGCGCGCATTTTCACCGGTTTCATCGAAGGCACAGCTGTTGGCGGCTACGATGCTGTAGCCTACCACACGCAAGGCGAGGCGGTTCCCGGGGATCCGGCCATCACGCTTGAGCATGAGGGTGCGACGTGGCGTTTTTCAAGCGAAGCAAATCGCGCCGCGTTCGCCGCCGATCCAGACGCTTATGCCCCAGAATATGGCGGCCATTGTGCCTGGGCGACCGCGCAGGGATATTTGGCGCAGGGCGATCCAGAAATTTGGCGCATCTTTGATGGCCGGCTCTTCCTCAACGCCACGCAAGGCGTGAACCGGCGTTGGTTGCGTGATGTGGATGGTTTCATCATGCAGGCCGACGCTAACTGGCCGAGCCTGAAATAGGCGCATAATCGCCACGTTTCCTTATCATGCAACCCAAAGCGCCAGTGCCACTGGCCGGGTTAATGGTAAGGGAGACTGGCCGATGGCCGATTATCTAGCTGATGTGAAAAAGTTCGCTTCCGACGTCGATGAAGCGGCGGTGAACGGCATCGTGCGGCATTTGGGGGTCGCGCTACGCAGCCGCGATGCGTCTATGGTCGCCTGCACGGATCCAAAGGAACTGGCGCGTATCCGCGATGGGTTTTGCCGCAAGAAGCTTCGTCTCGATGAGTCCGATGACGCGATAGATGGCGCCATCCAAACGGTCTGCGAGGCGATGAAGGCCGACACCACCAAGGCGCGCGTCACGTTTTACTATCTGCTTGCCGAGCAGTACGGGAAGCTCGATCTTTTCCACAAAAAGTCCTAGCGATCCGGCCAGGAATCGGGCGGAGTGGTTTAGATAGGTAAGGGCGCGTTGCAGGTTGAAGGTTCAGCTCAGCGAAGCGCCCTTTTCTGTTTGGGAGATGCTGCGATGCGCGCCTATCACGATCTGCTCGACCACGTGCTGAACACCGGCGTCACCCGCATGGATCGCACCGGGACGGGCACGCGCTCAGTTTTCGGCTATCAGATGCGTTTTGATCTCGGTGAAGGCTTCCCGCTCATCACGACCAAGAAGCTGCATCTGCGTTCCATCATCCATGAGCTTCTTTGGTTTTTGGCGGGCGATACCAACATCGGCTATCTGAAGGACAACAAGGTTTCGATCTGGGATGAGTGGGCCGATGAGAATGGCGAGCTTGGCCCGGTCTACGGCAAGCAATGGCGCAGTTGGGCGGCACCATCGGGTGAGAGCATCGACCAGATCGCCAAGCTGCTTGAAAGCTTGACCAAAAATCCGGACTCGCGTCGGCACATTGTCTCGGCCTGGAATCCAGCCGATGTGGACGAGATGGCACTGCCGCCCTGCCACTGCCTGTTCCAGTTCTACGTGGCGGAGGGCAAGCTCTCCTGCCAACTTTACCAGCGCTCGGCGGACATCTTTTTGGGCGTGCCGTTCAACATCGCCTCTTATGCGCTGCTCACCCACATGATCGCGCAGGTTGTTGGGCTGAAGCCGGGTGACTTCGTGCATACCTTCGGCGATGCGCATCTTTATCTCAACCATATCGAGCAGGCTGAACTTCAGCTTTCGCGGGCGCCACGCGCACTGCCGACGCTGAAACTTGACCCGACTGTCAGCAGCCTTTTCGACTTCCGCTATGATCACATCACCATCGAGGGCTATGATCCGCACCCCGCCATCAAGGCACCGATCGCGGTCTAGGAGCCTCTTATGTTGACGCTTGTGCATTCCCCCATGTCGCGCTCTGACATGATGCGCGTGATTCTGGAGGAGTTGGATGCAGAGTATGACATTTGCGAGGTGACGGTCCTTCGCCGCGATGGCTCCGGTGGCGAAGACCCCGACAACCCGCATCCGCACAAACAGGTGCCAGCCCTGATCCACAATGGTGCAGTGATCTGGGAGCAATCGGCCATCGCGATCTACCTATCAGAGCTTTTTCCGGACTCACCGCTGGTGCGAGCGCCTGGTCACCCCGAGCGCGGGCCGTTTCTCTCTTGGATTAGCTGGTTTGCGGCGACGTTTGAGCACGCTTTGATCGCCAAGTTCGATGGGGTTCTCGATGATAATCCCGGCAAGAGACGCATGTATGAGCGGGTCTGCGGACTGCTGGAAAAGCAGTTTTCCGCGCACGATTACCTGATGGGCGATGCGCCGACGATCCCCGACTTTTTCCTCGCCGGTGCGATGAATTATGTGCGCGATCTTCTGCCGGAAAGTGACAGCTTGGACGCTTATGCAGTGCGCATGGATAGGCCCATTGCCCGCCGTTTGCGCGGCGACGCATGAGTGAGTTGGTGCTTATTGCAGCTGTCGCCCGCAATGGTGTGATCGGCCGCGACAATGATCTACCGTTTCGCCTGCCGACCGATCTGAAGCACTTCAAAGCACTGACTTTGGGCCATCCGGTATTGATGGGGCGGGCGACCTTTGAAAGCATTGGCCGTCCGCTGCCGGGCCGTCCGAGCATCGTGGTCTCGGGCGATCCGGAATTTCACGCCGAGGGCTGCGAGGTCTATCAGGACCTCGATACGGCGATCGATCGCGGCAAGATGTTGGCCGACGGCTTGGGCAAGTCCGCGCTCTTCATTATCGGCGGCGGACAGATCTATGCGCAGACCATCGATGAGGCCGATCGGCTCGAAATCACCCATGTTGCATTGGACGCAGACGGGGCGACACGATTTCCCACCATCGATCCGTCGCGATGGGCTAAGACAGTCGAAGAAAACGTACCGGCAGGGCCAAAAGATGAGGCGGACATGGTGTTCACCACCTATCGCCGCAAAGAGGCTTGAATCGGCCAGCCTGCGACCAAATGGTCCAAACTTAACCTCAAGGGCCGAAAAAGCGTTACCAAAGGTCGCTTAATGCTTGAAAGATGCGCATTTGCGGACCATGTCCATCCGCACAATCGCGAAGAAAAATGTGCGATGCGCACGGCGCAATTTAGTGAGCGCTGGCGGCGCAGCGGTGTGAGAAAGGAAACACATGCCTTGGAATAACCAAACGGGCAACAATGGCGGTCCTTGGGGCGGCGGTGGCGGCCCATGGGGTTCCGGCGGGGGCAGCGGCCCCGGTCGTGGCAACAATGGCTCCGGCAGACAAGGTGGCGGCCAGCCACCCGATCTTGAAGAGATGATCCGCAAAGGCCAAGACCGGCTGAAAACCATTCTGCCTGGTGGTGGCGGTTCCGGCGGTGGGCTTGGCGCAAGCCGTGGCCTCATCGTTCTGGTGGTGCTGATCGCGCTGGTTTTCGTCGGCTACAACTTCTTTACCTTCCGCGTGCAGCCCGACCAGCAGGGCGTTGTCCTCCGCTTTGGTGAGTTCGACCGCCAGGCACAGCCTGGTCTGAACTTCCGCCTGCCGCCTCCAATCGAACAGGTGTTCACACCGTCGGTGACTACCATCAACCGCGCTGACATTGGCACACGTGCCGACGATCCGCGCCGCGCCGGTGCGCGCGATGTGCCTGAGGAAAGCTTGATGCTGACCGGTGACGGCAACATCGTGGACATCGATTTCGCCGTCTTCTGGCGTATCTCTGATGCACCGTTGTTCCTCTTCAACATCCAAAACCCCGAAGGGTCCGTGCGCGCTGTGGCGGAAAGTGCCATGCGTGAGGTTGTTGGTCGCTCTGAGATCCAACCGCTGCTGACCCAGGGTCGTCAGATTACCGAGACGGCCGTGCAGGAGCTGATGCAGGATGCGCTCGACAGCTATGGCGCCGGCGTGGAAATCACGCAGGTTCAACTGCTGACGGTTGACCCGCCCAGCCAAGTTATCGATGCGTTCCGTGACGTTCAGGCTGCGCGTGCGGATAATGAGCGTGTGCAGAACCAAGCTCAGGCCTACGCCAACCGGGTGATCCCGGAAGCGCGTGGTGAAACGGCACGTATTCTTGAAGCTGCAACCGCCTACCGTGAACAGACCGTCGCTGAAGCGCGCGGTCAGGCTGACCGGTTCATCGCGGTTTATGAAGAGTATCAGACGGCGCCTGAAGTGACCCGCCAGAGGCTCTATCTTGAAACACTTGAGCGCATCTTCCGCGACAACGACAAAATCGTTCTCGACACAGATGACGGTGGCCAAGGCATCGTGCCTTACCTGCCGCTCAATGAACTCAACCGCCGTGCGGGAGGGACCCAATAATGAAAAGTCTCTTTGGAGGCGTTGGCCTCTTTATTCTCGTCATTCTGGGCGCGGCGATCTATTCGTCGCTGTTCATCGTTGATGAAACCGAGCAGGCGCTTGTGCTCCAATTCGGTGAGCCGGTTGATGTCGTCCAGGAACCTGGCCTGAACTTCAAGCTGCCGTTCGTGCAGAACGTGTCGTACTTCGACCGTCGCGTGCTCGATCTTGATAGCCCTGTGCAGGAAATCATCGCTGCTGACCAAGAACGGTTGGTCGTCGATACCTTCGCTCGTTATCAGATCACTGATCCGCTGGCGTTTTTCCAAACTGTGGGCAGTATTGCCGGTGCGCAATCGCGTCTTTCCACGGTTTTGAACTCGGCAACGCGTCGTGTGCTCGGTGAGGTGAACTACACCACCATCGTGCGCGATGATCGTGCCTCGTTGATGGCGCGCATTCGTGAGCAGGTGAACCGTGAAAGCCGCTCCTTCGGTATGGAAATTGTTGACGTGCGCATCCGCCGCGCTGACCTTCCCGAAGCCAACAGCCAAGCCATCTTCCAACGCATGCAGACCGAACGTGAGCGTGAAGCCACCGAAATCCGCGCGCAGGGTGAAGAAGCCGCACAGCGTATTCGCTCGCGCGCCGATCGTGAGGTTACTGTTCTGGTCGCTGATGCCACACGGGAAGGCGAGCAGATTCGCGGTGAGGGCGATGCCCAGCGTACGCGCATCTTCGCCGATGCCTTTGGTCGCGATCAGGAGTTTTTCTCCTTCTATCGCTCGATGCAGGCCTATGAAGCCGGCTTCTCCAGCGGTGCGAGCCTGGTGATCTCACCTGACTCTGACTTCTTCCGCTATTTCGGGGATCAGCAAGGTGGAGTGTTCACAAGCTCCACTACGCAGAATCCGACCGAGAGCGTGGCGCCAACCACGGCGGCGGCACCGGTCGAAGCGGAAACGCAGCAGTAAGCGCTGCGATCCTCGCTGATGGCGATTGCTGAAGTCATCCTTTTGGTCCTCGGCGGCGCACTTGTCGCCGAGGGCCTTTTTTATGCGCTGTTTCCCGACCAAGCCCGACGCATGGTGGAGATGGTCGGGCAGCTGCCGCCCGAGTCGTTGCGGATCGGCGGGGTCGCAGCGTTGGCGCTTGGTGTGTTGGTGTTCTGGCTGGCGCGCTCTTTAGGCGTGTAATCTGGGGCATGGAATATGCCTTGATCTCATCACGGTTGCGAACCAGTTTGTGACCGTGGTCCTCATGGAGCGACCGGTCCGGCTGCGGCTTCTGGTCTGCAGCTCATAGTGAGGTTTCGCATGCACCGCCGACTGCCCCCCTTCTTTGTCGCTTTGGTTATGACACTCGCGCTTGTCGCAGCGCCGCCTGGTGTTTCTGCCCAATCAGAAAGCCCCTTGCGCGCGCAAGGCCCTGTCCCGGTGGCTGATCTCGCCGAGGAGCTTCTTGGTGCGGTGGTTAACATTTCGACATCCCAACGCGTCGCCGGGCGCAGACCAACGCCGCTGCCAAACCTGCCGGAAGGCTCGCCGTTCGAAGACTTTTTCGATGATTTTTTCAACAATGAGGGCGATCGCGACGGGCCTAGCCGGGAAAACTCGCTCGGGTCGGGCTTCATCATCGATCCTGACGGCATCGTCGTCACCAACAATCATGTGATCTCCGGCGCGGACGATATCGAGGTCATCATGACCGATGGGCGGACCTTTCCCGCCGAGGTAATTGGCCGCGATGAGGCCACCGATCTGGCCGTGTTGCGCATTGAACCCGATAGCCCCTTGCCATCGGTCCCCTTCGGCAATTCGGACCGTCTGCGGATCGGCGATTGGGTGCTGGCGATCGGCAATCCGTTCGGTTTAGGCGGCTCGGTGTCGCTGGGCATTGTCTCGGCGATGAACCGGAACATCGGCGCTGGTCCCTATGATTCATTCATTCAAACCGATGCTGCCATCAATCGCGGCAACTCTGGCGGCCCGCTGTTCGATTTGGCTGGTAATGTTGTCGGCGTGAACACCGCCATCCTGTCGCCCAATGGGCGATCGGTGGGCGTTGGGTTTGCCATTCCGTCGGCCACGGTTGAGACGATCGTCACACAGCTCATCACCTTCGGGGAAACGCGGCGCGGCCTTCTGGGTGTCAATATCCAGGAAGTGACACCGGACCTGGTTGAAGGATTGCAGCTTGACCGACCGCGCGGCGCGCTGGTCTCGGTTGTGAGTGAAGGTGGTCCAGCTGATGAAGCGGGCATTGAGCGCGGCGACGTCATCGTGCGCTTCAACAATCGGGCGATCAACATGTACAGCGATCTGCCGGCCCGTGTGGCGCAGATCGCGCCGGGCACCGAGGTGCCCGTCGGGGTGATCCGACGTGGCGAGACGCTGACGCTGACCGTGATCCTTGCCTTGCGTGACGGCGAGGGTGGTCAGGCGGCCGTGCTCGAACCTGGGCCTGAACCGGTCTCGCTTCTGGGTATGGAGCTTTCGACCGTCGAAGAAGCCTATGAGCTCGGCTTTGAGATGGATGAGGGCGCCGTCGGCGCCGTTGTGACGCTGGTGTTCACGGATGGTCCAGCCGCGGCCAAGGAGATCCAACCAGGGACATTGATCCTGGAAGTCGGCCAGCAGGTTGTCGAAACACCGCAGGACGTTGCCGACCGCGTCGAGGCCCTGCGCGACGAGGGCCGCAGCCAAATCCTGATGCTCATTCAGGACAATGAGGGCCAAAGCCAGTTTGTTGCCTTGCCGGCTGACTGACCTTAGCCAGCGATGTCGGCGTCTTTGTAACCCTGCAGGTAAAGCGCTCCGGTAAGATCGCTGAACTGGAGGGCGGCATCGGCGCGCTCGACAACGGCGGGCTTGGCGCGGAACGCCACGCCGAGGCCAGCCGCCTCAATCATACCGAGATCATTGGCGCCATCGCCGATGGCCAGCGTTTGCTCAAGGCCGATACCGAGGTCGCTGGCGTAGCTTTCGAGATGCGCTTTCTTGGCCTCTTTGCCTTGGATCGGCTCGGCAACCGCGCCTGTGAGAAGGCCATCTTCGACCAGTAGCTGGTTGGCGTGATTGGCCGAAAAACCAAGGATATCAGTGACCTTTTGGGTGAAATGCGTGAACCCGCCGGAGACAAGCACGCATCGTGTGCCTGCCTGCCGCATGGTGGCTAGCAGTTCCTTGCCGCCCGGCGTGAAGGTGATGCGCTCGGCGAAAACGGTATCGATGATGCTTTCCGACAGCCCCTTCAGCATGGAAACGCGTTCGCGCAGCGCTGGCTCGAAGTCGATCTCACCGTGCATGGCACGTTCGGTAATGGCTGCGATATGGGCCTTGATGCCAAGCTGATCGGCCAGTTCGTCAATGCATTCCTGCTCGATCATGGTGGAGTCCATATCAGCCAAGAACAGCTTCTTGCGGCGACCGTCCTTGCGCATCAGCGCAACATCAACGGGCAGCGGGTCCAGCGCGTGACGCACCTTTTCCGCAAGCCTATCAAGGCTTTGCTTGTCTTGCGGCGTGAAGGCCAGATCATAGGCGGCGTGATCGGACAGTTCATCGACAGTGACGGCAACGCCAAGCGTGTCGGTGATGACATCGGCCGCCTTGTCACGCACCGCCGGCGTCAGGATGCGGGTGGTGCGGTCGGCGATCAGCGTGCATAGGTGGGTCATGCAAAGGGCTCAAAAATCTGGGGGAACGAGGCAGGTGCTGCTTATCGCAGGGCCAACGGCGAGCGGCAAGTCGGCACTTGCGGCTGAAATTGCCGCGCGATTGGGCGATGCGGTGATCGTCAATGCTGATTCCATGCAGGTTTACAAGGACTTACGGATCATCACGGCGCGCCCGAGCCACCAAGAAGAGTCGCGACTAACGCACTTTTGTTCCGGAACAATCGACGGTTCGTCCGGACTAAGTGCAGCTGTTTGGCGCGACAAAGCGGCAGACGTTCTGGAACAAACCGGGGATAAACCGGTCATCTTCGTCGGTGGAACGGGGCTCTACTTCCGCGCCCTGACTGAAGGGCTTGCGCCGATACCCGATATCCCCGACGCCATCCGCACGAACGTCCGCGAGCGGTTGGCACAAGACGGGCCGGTGGTTCTGCACGGTGAACTCGATGCGGCGATGGCTAAGCAGCTTTCGCCAACCGACAGCCAACGGGTGGCGCGGGCGCTGGAAGTTCTGCTCGCAACCGGCAGATCTCTGGCCGAGTGGCAAAAACTGCCGCCGGAGGGCGCGGTGGTGGACCTGCAGCAGACCCGCCATGTGGTTCTGGCACCTCCGCGTGATTGGCTCGAAGAACGCATCCGAGGGCGGGCGGAGACGATGCTTTGCGACGAAGCCCTGGAAGAGGTTCGCTCCTTACGCGCGCGCGACCTTTCGCCCGAGCTTCCGGTGATGCGGGCCATTGGCGTTTCGGTCATCAGTGCCTATCTCGACGGTGATATGACCCGCGAGGCTGCCCTGGACGCCTTGACCATCGAGACCCGCCGTTATGCCAAGCGGCAGGAGACATGGTTTCGCGGGCAGATGGGTGATTGGCCGCGCCTTGATCCTTCAACGATGAGCGTCGAGGCGATGGCCGACTGGATGGTAAACGAGGAAAATGCATGCGCGTGATGGCGATGGTTTTGGCCCTGCTGGTTCTGCCACTGTTGGCTGCGGCGTTGCTGGCTCCTGCAACCGGATGGGCGCAGGGCAGGGTGCTTGCCGAGTACACGGCGCGGATCAGCGAACAGGACCATTTCACGTCGGCTGGCCAGCGCTTGGACACGGCCCCGGCGATCCTGCGCCAGGACCGTGCCAACTATCACCGGTTCGAGCAGCCCGATGCCGAGGATGAAGACGACCCGGTGTTCCACGACCGCCATGAGCGCGGGCGCTTCGAGCGGTTGATGTCGCGCGGCATCGTGCGCCCTGATACGGCCCGGGCCATCATCAACGGCACGCCGCTGGTGCGGGTTACGGTGTACGCAACCCGCATGAATGTGGAGATCATCGAGCCCTAGGTTTGCTTGACCGTCCGGGCCGCCATCAGGCAGTAGAGCGGCAGCACGGCGACGCAGGCGAAGATGACGGCATAGTCCACATGCTCGGCCACAAAGCCGATCAGCGGCGGCGCCACCAAGATCCCTGCATAGCCGCAGAAGGTTGCGATCGAAATGCCGATGCCGCGCGGAATGCCGGGCACCCGGTCAGCGGCGGCAAAGGCGATCGGCACCACATTGGCGAGCCCGAGACCGGCAATCGCAAAGCCGATCAACGTGCCGGTGAGGTTTGGCGCGAGCCCGGCGGTCAAGAACCCGACAAAGGCGAGCAGCGCGGAGATTTGCATGGTGCGCAGATCGCCAAGCCGCGTGCGCACCGGATCGCCGACAAAGCGCACCAGCGCCATGGTGCCGGCAAAGGCGGCGAAGGCGTAACCGGCCATCCATTCGGGCACGGCGCGATCTTCGCGCAGGAAGAGCGCTGCCCAATCGAGCACCGTGCCTTCGGCCGTGAACCCGGCAAAGGCGATGATCGCGATCAGATAGATCGCCAGCGTGCGGGGCAGGGCGAGCTTGGGTTTTTCTATGCCCTCGCCACGCTCCACCTCGTCGGCCATGATGCGCGGCGCGGCGAGCACCGTGCCGATCAGCATCATGGCGGCAATGCTGAGCGCTTGTGTGCCGAGCCCAAAAAAGCCGAGCAGCGTGCCGCCGACGCCCGATCCGATCAGCGCGCCGAGCGACCAGAACCCGTGGCAGGATGACATGATTGGCTTGCCGTGCACGCTTTCCACGCGCGCCGCGTTGGCGTTCATTGCAACGTCCATAGAGCCGAGCCCGCCGCCGAACATCAAAAGCGCGATGCCGGCGAGCCAGAGCGTGGGCGCGAATAGGGCCAGAGGCAGCAGGAAGACGCAGGCGGCGGCAGCAATTTTGAGGATGCCGGTTGAGCCGCGCCGCGCGATGATCGCGCCGGTGATCGGCATGGTGAGCAGCGACCCGATGCCGATCAGCAGGATCATCAGGCCAAGCTGGCTTTCAGCAAGCGCGTGATTGTCCTTGAAAACTGGGATCGCCGGTGCCCAGCCGCCCACCAGCAGGCCGTTCATCAAGAACATGATGGAGACGGCCACGCGCTGACGGACGAAGGACGGCGCGGCGAAAGTGCTGCTGTCTGGGGCAGGGGTGGTGGTCATGGAAACGCTTTCGGCAATCTGGCCTGTCAGCGCCAGTTGGTTTTTCGTCGGGTGGAAAGTCTCGGATTTGAGGGAGCGGGTTTTTGTGTGGCTCCACTGTTAGCTATGATTGCTGGTTGCAAATTAACCGCGACAGAAAGGGAGAATTGGCCTCGCACGAACCACTGACCCTAGGCCAGCGCTACCCCACAGCTTTATCATCCCGGACATTCGGCAGCATAGATGATATTTGCATAAGTGAATCATTCGATCGAGGTTGTGCTGAATGTCCAAGTTCGGGCGAAACAAACCGTGTTGGTGTGGAAGCGGAAGAAAATATAAAAAGTGCCATTACCCCGCCGTACCTGGAGAGGGTGAGCCGCATATCGGTAGATCTGAAGCGGTTAACCTCGCTGTGCGCAAAGCC
The DNA window shown above is from Hyphomicrobiales bacterium and carries:
- a CDS encoding MFS transporter codes for the protein MTTTPAPDSSTFAAPSFVRQRVAVSIMFLMNGLLVGGWAPAIPVFKDNHALAESQLGLMILLIGIGSLLTMPITGAIIARRGSTGILKIAAAACVFLLPLALFAPTLWLAGIALLMFGGGLGSMDVAMNANAARVESVHGKPIMSSCHGFWSLGALIGSGVGGTLLGFFGLGTQALSIAAMMLIGTVLAAPRIMADEVERGEGIEKPKLALPRTLAIYLIAIIAFAGFTAEGTVLDWAALFLREDRAVPEWMAGYAFAAFAGTMALVRFVGDPVRTRLGDLRTMQISALLAFVGFLTAGLAPNLTGTLIGFAIAGLGLANVVPIAFAAADRVPGIPRGIGISIATFCGYAGILVAPPLIGFVAEHVDYAVIFACVAVLPLYCLMAARTVKQT
- the serB gene encoding phosphoserine phosphatase SerB; its protein translation is MTHLCTLIADRTTRILTPAVRDKAADVITDTLGVAVTVDELSDHAAYDLAFTPQDKQSLDRLAEKVRHALDPLPVDVALMRKDGRRKKLFLADMDSTMIEQECIDELADQLGIKAHIAAITERAMHGEIDFEPALRERVSMLKGLSESIIDTVFAERITFTPGGKELLATMRQAGTRCVLVSGGFTHFTQKVTDILGFSANHANQLLVEDGLLTGAVAEPIQGKEAKKAHLESYASDLGIGLEQTLAIGDGANDLGMIEAAGLGVAFRAKPAVVERADAALQFSDLTGALYLQGYKDADIAG
- the miaA gene encoding tRNA (adenosine(37)-N6)-dimethylallyltransferase MiaA; this encodes MQRAQKSGGTRQVLLIAGPTASGKSALAAEIAARLGDAVIVNADSMQVYKDLRIITARPSHQEESRLTHFCSGTIDGSSGLSAAVWRDKAADVLEQTGDKPVIFVGGTGLYFRALTEGLAPIPDIPDAIRTNVRERLAQDGPVVLHGELDAAMAKQLSPTDSQRVARALEVLLATGRSLAEWQKLPPEGAVVDLQQTRHVVLAPPRDWLEERIRGRAETMLCDEALEEVRSLRARDLSPELPVMRAIGVSVISAYLDGDMTREAALDALTIETRRYAKRQETWFRGQMGDWPRLDPSTMSVEAMADWMVNEENACA
- a CDS encoding Do family serine endopeptidase, encoding MHRRLPPFFVALVMTLALVAAPPGVSAQSESPLRAQGPVPVADLAEELLGAVVNISTSQRVAGRRPTPLPNLPEGSPFEDFFDDFFNNEGDRDGPSRENSLGSGFIIDPDGIVVTNNHVISGADDIEVIMTDGRTFPAEVIGRDEATDLAVLRIEPDSPLPSVPFGNSDRLRIGDWVLAIGNPFGLGGSVSLGIVSAMNRNIGAGPYDSFIQTDAAINRGNSGGPLFDLAGNVVGVNTAILSPNGRSVGVGFAIPSATVETIVTQLITFGETRRGLLGVNIQEVTPDLVEGLQLDRPRGALVSVVSEGGPADEAGIERGDVIVRFNNRAINMYSDLPARVAQIAPGTEVPVGVIRRGETLTLTVILALRDGEGGQAAVLEPGPEPVSLLGMELSTVEEAYELGFEMDEGAVGAVVTLVFTDGPAAAKEIQPGTLILEVGQQVVETPQDVADRVEALRDEGRSQILMLIQDNEGQSQFVALPAD